The following are from one region of the Leucobacter sp. Psy1 genome:
- a CDS encoding PP2C family serine/threonine-protein phosphatase: MTARGGNAVRRRVRYSQGSDIELELSWHAITDVGVRREVNQDSYVAMPPIFAVADGMGGHSAGEIASAAVVRRLAELGGDRDASREEIVDALGDAVDDIELDAGETELGAGTTVTGVAFGGSSCDGDPTWNVFNIGDSRVYQYFKGALSQITVDHSVVQHLIDTGAITEAEAEVHPHSNVITRAVGFNEEPIPDYTALALIPGQRILICSDGLTKELTDVGIQHFLATLPSAEEAAKALVQHAKDNAGRDNITVIVIDVHAVGDVRDTGAVLDGEDLDEIAAQESGGFEIPEPVSAVGDRSHATRAE; encoded by the coding sequence ATGACCGCGCGCGGAGGAAACGCCGTGCGGCGTCGAGTGCGCTATTCGCAGGGCTCCGATATCGAGCTTGAGCTCTCTTGGCACGCTATCACTGACGTCGGTGTGCGTCGTGAGGTGAACCAGGACAGTTACGTGGCGATGCCGCCCATTTTCGCGGTCGCTGACGGGATGGGCGGGCACTCCGCAGGTGAGATCGCCTCTGCGGCGGTTGTCCGTCGTCTCGCCGAACTCGGCGGTGACCGCGACGCAAGCCGCGAGGAGATCGTGGACGCGCTCGGCGACGCCGTCGACGACATCGAGCTGGATGCGGGTGAAACCGAGCTCGGGGCAGGGACGACGGTGACCGGTGTCGCGTTCGGCGGGTCGTCGTGCGACGGCGATCCGACTTGGAACGTGTTCAACATCGGAGACTCCCGCGTCTACCAGTACTTCAAGGGCGCGCTCAGCCAGATCACGGTGGACCACTCGGTCGTGCAGCACCTCATTGACACGGGAGCCATCACGGAGGCCGAGGCCGAGGTGCACCCGCACTCGAACGTGATCACGCGAGCTGTCGGTTTCAACGAGGAACCGATTCCCGATTACACCGCCCTCGCGCTCATCCCCGGGCAGCGGATCCTGATCTGCTCTGACGGGCTGACGAAGGAGCTCACCGACGTCGGGATCCAGCACTTCCTGGCCACCCTTCCCTCCGCGGAGGAGGCCGCGAAGGCGCTCGTGCAGCACGCGAAGGACAACGCGGGGCGCGACAACATCACGGTGATCGTCATCGACGTGCACGCCGTCGGCGATGTGCGCGATACCGGCGCGGTGCTCGATGGTGAAGACCTCGACGAGATCGCGGCTCAGGAGAGCGGGGGATTCGAGATTCCCGAGCCCGTGAGCGCTGTCGGCGATCGGTCGCACGCGACCCGCGCGGAGTAA
- a CDS encoding YaaA family protein, which produces MLILLPPSETKRPGGDRAFRASELWHHRALGEARRQVRSALEELSRDPEAAAKTLKLGTKNRAELQHNLRLSRSGAMPAIERYTGVLYDALGIEDLPEPARSWIDAHVAVQSALFGVVRAGDPIPAYRLSGGSRLPELGAPLKRVWQRTHAEIDWAEHGFVLDLRSGDYQALAPIEGPFAFRLQVVQRAADGTTRALNHFNKAAKGDLVRRLAESRADIGSADGLVEWAHTQQLDLAVTQAAENGAGGELTLVTDLGAPTTKSAAAGTSAAGGGADVGGP; this is translated from the coding sequence ATGCTGATTCTGCTCCCGCCGTCCGAGACCAAGCGTCCGGGGGGCGACCGCGCCTTCCGAGCGAGCGAGCTCTGGCATCACCGTGCACTCGGGGAGGCTCGTCGGCAGGTCCGCTCGGCGCTCGAGGAGCTCAGCCGCGACCCCGAGGCGGCCGCGAAGACGCTGAAGCTCGGTACGAAGAACCGTGCGGAGCTGCAGCACAATCTGCGCCTGTCGCGTTCTGGGGCGATGCCGGCGATCGAGCGCTACACCGGTGTGCTGTACGACGCGCTCGGGATCGAGGACCTCCCGGAACCCGCCCGCTCCTGGATCGACGCCCACGTTGCGGTGCAGTCGGCACTCTTCGGCGTCGTCCGCGCGGGCGATCCGATCCCGGCCTACCGGCTCTCCGGTGGTTCGCGACTTCCGGAGCTCGGGGCTCCGCTGAAGCGGGTCTGGCAGCGCACCCACGCCGAAATCGACTGGGCCGAGCACGGGTTCGTGCTCGACCTCCGATCGGGCGACTATCAGGCGCTCGCGCCCATCGAGGGTCCCTTCGCGTTCCGGCTGCAGGTCGTGCAGCGCGCGGCCGACGGGACGACGCGGGCGCTCAACCACTTCAACAAAGCGGCGAAGGGCGACCTGGTGCGCCGGCTCGCCGAGTCGCGCGCGGACATCGGCTCGGCGGATGGACTGGTGGAGTGGGCGCACACCCAGCAGCTCGACCTGGCGGTCACGCAGGCAGCCGAAAATGGTGCGGGTGGTGAGCTGACGCTCGTGACCGATCTCGGGGCTCCCACGACGAAGTCGGCCGCCGCTGGGACGAGTGCGGCCGGTGGCGGGGCCGATGTCGGCGGCCCCTGA
- a CDS encoding F0F1 ATP synthase subunit epsilon translates to MAALSVHVVSADREVWTGDATQVVAKTVEGEIGILAGHEPMLSLLASGEVRVTTTGGEKVKVDAEGGFFSVDHNTVTIVAGNAELVS, encoded by the coding sequence ATGGCTGCTCTCTCGGTCCACGTCGTCTCCGCAGACCGCGAGGTCTGGACCGGTGACGCGACCCAGGTGGTCGCCAAGACGGTCGAGGGCGAGATCGGCATTCTTGCCGGTCACGAGCCCATGCTCTCGCTGCTCGCCTCGGGCGAGGTGCGAGTGACGACCACCGGTGGAGAAAAGGTCAAGGTCGATGCGGAAGGCGGCTTCTTCTCCGTCGACCACAACACCGTCACGATCGTCGCGGGCAACGCCGAGCTCGTCTCGTAG
- the atpD gene encoding F0F1 ATP synthase subunit beta, whose translation MTETAAVATEAPTVGRIARVTGPVADIEFPHDAIPPVYNALETRVDFGDGSEGFTLTLEVAQHLGDNLVRAIALKPTDGLVRGQEVFDTGHPIQVPVGDVTKGKVFDVTGNILNAPDGAEIEITERWGIHRTPPAFDQLESKTQLFETGIKVIDLLTPYVQGGKIGLFGGAGVGKTVLIQEMIQRVAQDHGGVSVFAGVGERTREGNDLIHEMDEAGVFDKTALVFGQMDEPPGTRLRVALSALTMAEYFRDVQNQDVLLFIDNIFRFTQAGQEVSTLLGRMPSAVGYQPNLADEMGILQERITSTRGHSITSLQAIYVPADDYTDPAPATTFAHLDATTELSREIASQGLYPAVDPLTSSSRILDPRYLGEDHYRVATTVKQILQKNKELQEIIAILGVDELSEEDKITVSRARRIQQFLSQNTYMAKKFTGVEGSTVPLKETIESFDAIAKGEFDHVAEQAFFNVGAISDVEEKWAKIQKENS comes from the coding sequence ATGACCGAAACCGCCGCTGTGGCGACCGAGGCACCGACCGTCGGGCGCATCGCCCGAGTCACCGGCCCCGTCGCCGACATTGAGTTCCCGCACGACGCCATTCCGCCGGTGTACAACGCGCTCGAGACGCGCGTCGACTTCGGCGACGGCTCGGAAGGCTTCACGCTCACGCTCGAGGTTGCTCAGCACCTTGGCGACAACCTCGTCCGCGCCATCGCACTGAAGCCCACCGACGGCCTCGTGCGCGGCCAGGAGGTCTTCGATACCGGCCACCCGATCCAGGTGCCCGTCGGTGACGTGACCAAGGGCAAGGTCTTCGACGTGACCGGCAACATCTTGAACGCGCCCGATGGTGCCGAGATCGAGATCACCGAGCGCTGGGGCATCCACCGCACCCCGCCGGCGTTCGATCAGCTCGAGTCGAAGACGCAGCTCTTCGAAACCGGCATCAAGGTCATCGACCTCCTCACCCCGTACGTGCAGGGCGGCAAGATCGGCCTCTTCGGTGGTGCGGGCGTCGGCAAGACCGTCCTCATCCAGGAGATGATCCAGCGTGTGGCCCAGGACCACGGTGGTGTCTCCGTGTTCGCCGGTGTCGGCGAGCGCACCCGTGAGGGCAACGACCTCATTCACGAGATGGACGAGGCAGGCGTCTTCGACAAGACGGCCCTCGTGTTCGGCCAGATGGACGAGCCCCCGGGGACCCGTCTGCGCGTGGCGCTGTCGGCGCTGACCATGGCGGAGTACTTCCGCGATGTGCAGAACCAGGACGTGCTGCTCTTCATCGACAACATCTTCCGCTTCACGCAGGCCGGCCAGGAGGTGTCGACCCTGCTCGGTCGTATGCCCTCCGCCGTGGGCTACCAGCCCAACCTGGCGGACGAGATGGGCATCCTGCAGGAGCGCATCACCTCGACCCGCGGCCACTCGATCACGTCCCTGCAGGCGATCTACGTCCCTGCAGACGACTACACCGACCCGGCTCCGGCGACCACGTTCGCCCACCTCGACGCGACCACCGAGCTGTCGCGTGAGATTGCATCGCAGGGTCTCTACCCGGCCGTGGATCCGCTGACGTCCTCGTCGCGCATCCTCGATCCCCGCTACTTGGGCGAGGATCACTACCGCGTGGCCACCACCGTGAAGCAGATCCTCCAGAAGAACAAGGAGCTGCAGGAGATCATCGCGATCCTCGGTGTGGACGAGCTCTCCGAAGAGGACAAGATCACTGTGTCGCGTGCGCGCCGTATCCAGCAGTTCCTCTCGCAGAACACCTACATGGCGAAGAAGTTCACCGGTGTCGAGGGTTCGACGGTGCCGCTCAAGGAGACCATCGAGTCCTTCGACGCCATCGCCAAGGGCGAGTTCGACCACGTGGCCGAGCAGGCGTTCTTCAACGTCGGCGCGATCTCAGACGTCGAAGAGAAGTGGGCCAAGATTCAGAAGGAGAACAGCTGA
- a CDS encoding F0F1 ATP synthase subunit gamma, whose translation MGAQLRVYRQRIRSAKTTKKITRAMELIAASRIQKAKARVDASNPYTTAITRAVSAVATHSDIDHPLLTEAEKVERAAVVIFTSDRGLAGAFNSQVLREAEELAELLRADGKEITYYLIGRKAQGYFAFRNRPSERVWSGGTENPVFETAQEIGEALLEAFGTPTSEGGVDEIHIVYNRLVSMVSQVPKVHRLLPLQVVEGVAEAEAGVAPLYEFEPDPETVLDRLLPAYIEARLFNALLESAAAKHAATQKAMKSASDNADSLINDYTRLANNARQAEITQQISEIVGGADALSS comes from the coding sequence ATGGGAGCGCAACTTCGGGTCTATCGGCAGAGAATCCGCTCTGCCAAGACGACCAAGAAGATCACCCGTGCGATGGAGCTGATCGCAGCCTCTCGCATTCAGAAGGCGAAGGCACGCGTCGACGCCTCGAACCCGTACACGACCGCGATCACCCGCGCCGTGTCCGCCGTTGCCACGCACTCGGACATCGACCACCCCCTCCTCACCGAGGCGGAAAAGGTCGAGCGCGCCGCAGTCGTGATCTTCACCTCGGACCGAGGACTCGCGGGTGCCTTCAACTCGCAGGTGCTTCGCGAAGCAGAGGAGCTCGCCGAGCTGCTCCGCGCCGATGGCAAGGAGATCACGTACTACCTGATCGGCCGGAAGGCGCAGGGCTACTTCGCCTTCCGCAACCGCCCGTCGGAGCGCGTATGGAGCGGCGGAACCGAGAACCCCGTCTTCGAGACGGCTCAGGAGATCGGTGAGGCGCTGCTCGAGGCGTTCGGCACCCCGACCAGCGAGGGCGGCGTCGACGAGATCCACATCGTCTACAACCGCCTGGTCAGCATGGTCAGCCAGGTGCCGAAGGTGCACCGTCTGCTGCCCCTGCAGGTCGTCGAGGGCGTGGCCGAGGCCGAAGCCGGCGTCGCCCCCCTCTACGAGTTCGAGCCGGATCCGGAGACGGTGCTCGACCGCCTGCTGCCGGCGTACATCGAGGCACGTCTGTTCAACGCCCTGCTCGAGTCGGCCGCTGCGAAGCACGCGGCGACGCAGAAGGCGATGAAGTCCGCGAGCGACAACGCCGACTCGCTGATCAACGATTACACCCGCCTTGCAAACAACGCACGTCAGGCGGAGATCACCCAGCAGATTTCCGAGATTGTGGGCGGCGCGGACGCGCTGTCCAGCTAG
- the atpA gene encoding F0F1 ATP synthase subunit alpha yields MAELSISPDEIRDALKDFASSYEPSQAEKTEVGTVVDAADGIAHVEGLPGVMANELVRFADGTLGLAQNLEENEIGVVVLGEFTGIEEGQQVTRTGEVLSVPVGEGYLGRVVNPLGEPIDGLGEIKEIQGRRALELQAPGVMARKSVHEPMQTGIKAIDAMIPVGRGQRQLIIGDRQTGKTALAIDTIINQKDNWATGDPTQQVRCIYVAIGQKGSTIASVRGALEEAGAMEYTTIVASPASDPAGFKYLAPYTGSAIGQHWMYDGKHVLIVFDDLSKQAEAYRAVSLLLRRPPGREAYPGDVFYLHSRLLERCAKLSDELGAGSMTGLPIIETKANDVSAYIPTNVISITDGQIFLQSDLFNSNQRPAVDVGISVSRVGGDAQVKSIKKVSGTLKLELAQYRALEAFAMFASDLDAASRRQLERGARLTELLKQPQYTPYPVEQQTVSIWAGTNGFMDDVPVEDILRFEREFLDYLGRNSDALNRLRESKVLDDDLVAEITAKLEAFKPEFRTASGESLSEQFAALDEAEIEQEQLVVGKK; encoded by the coding sequence ATGGCAGAACTCTCAATCAGCCCGGACGAAATCCGCGACGCGCTGAAGGACTTCGCGTCGTCGTACGAGCCGTCCCAGGCGGAGAAGACCGAGGTCGGCACTGTTGTCGACGCAGCCGATGGCATCGCCCACGTCGAGGGTCTCCCCGGCGTGATGGCGAACGAGCTGGTCCGCTTCGCGGACGGCACGCTCGGCCTGGCGCAGAACCTCGAGGAGAACGAGATCGGTGTCGTCGTGCTCGGCGAGTTCACCGGCATCGAGGAGGGCCAGCAGGTCACCCGCACCGGCGAGGTGCTCTCGGTGCCCGTGGGCGAGGGCTACCTCGGCCGCGTGGTCAACCCGCTCGGCGAGCCGATCGACGGGCTCGGCGAGATCAAGGAGATCCAGGGCCGCCGTGCACTCGAGCTCCAGGCTCCCGGTGTGATGGCGCGTAAGTCGGTGCACGAGCCGATGCAGACCGGCATCAAGGCGATCGACGCCATGATCCCCGTCGGCCGCGGTCAGCGTCAGCTGATCATCGGCGACCGTCAGACCGGCAAGACCGCTCTCGCGATCGACACGATCATCAACCAGAAGGACAACTGGGCGACCGGCGACCCGACGCAGCAGGTGCGCTGCATCTACGTCGCGATCGGCCAGAAGGGCTCGACGATCGCCTCGGTGCGCGGCGCGCTCGAAGAGGCAGGCGCGATGGAGTACACCACCATCGTCGCGTCGCCCGCGTCCGATCCCGCAGGCTTCAAGTACCTCGCGCCCTACACGGGTTCGGCCATCGGTCAGCACTGGATGTACGACGGCAAGCACGTCCTCATCGTGTTCGATGACCTCTCGAAGCAGGCCGAGGCCTACCGTGCCGTGTCGCTTCTCCTCCGTCGCCCGCCGGGCCGCGAGGCGTACCCCGGTGACGTCTTCTACCTCCACTCCCGGCTGCTCGAGCGTTGCGCAAAGCTCTCGGACGAGCTGGGTGCCGGTTCGATGACGGGTCTCCCGATCATCGAGACGAAGGCAAACGACGTCTCGGCGTACATCCCGACCAACGTGATCTCGATCACCGACGGCCAGATCTTCCTGCAGTCGGACCTGTTCAACTCGAACCAGCGTCCGGCAGTCGACGTGGGTATCTCGGTCTCGCGAGTCGGCGGCGACGCTCAGGTCAAGTCGATCAAGAAGGTGTCGGGCACGCTCAAGCTCGAGCTCGCGCAGTACCGTGCGCTCGAGGCCTTCGCGATGTTCGCCTCCGACCTCGACGCCGCCAGCCGTCGTCAGCTCGAGCGCGGCGCCCGCCTCACGGAGCTGCTCAAGCAGCCGCAGTACACTCCGTACCCCGTGGAGCAGCAGACCGTCTCGATCTGGGCCGGCACCAACGGCTTCATGGACGATGTGCCGGTTGAGGACATCCTGCGCTTCGAGCGCGAGTTCCTCGACTACCTCGGACGCAACTCCGACGCGCTGAACCGTCTGCGCGAGAGCAAGGTGCTCGACGACGATCTCGTCGCCGAGATCACCGCCAAGCTCGAGGCCTTCAAGCCCGAGTTCCGTACCGCTTCGGGTGAGAGCCTGTCCGAGCAGTTCGCGGCACTGGACGAGGCAGAGATCGAGCAGGAGCAGCTCGTCGTAGGCAAGAAGTAG
- the atpH gene encoding ATP synthase F1 subunit delta: protein MGSASREALSQARAALTDQVAAGTGVELLRASAQIEANPALAAVLGDPSAEVAGKTRLVERVFAGASADARAILVAAVTARWSTVNEFIAGVEDLGLRAAARDAAALSDELLSAAEVIDGSHELQLNLGSKLAAPEKKVALAERLFAGKLSSEAVTVVSHLVANPRGRRVDVALRRAAQVVADERGTELATVTVAAPLSAEQQDRLARLLAESAGRSVKITTVIDPSVIGGVRIQLADDVIDGSVRARLDDLRQKLAG from the coding sequence ATGGGAAGCGCGTCACGCGAGGCTCTGTCCCAGGCGCGCGCCGCGCTGACCGATCAGGTCGCGGCGGGCACCGGGGTCGAGCTCCTTCGCGCTTCGGCGCAGATCGAGGCGAACCCGGCGCTGGCCGCGGTGCTCGGCGATCCCTCAGCGGAGGTCGCGGGCAAGACGCGCCTCGTCGAGCGGGTCTTCGCAGGAGCCTCAGCCGACGCGCGTGCGATCCTGGTCGCTGCCGTCACGGCGCGCTGGTCCACCGTGAACGAGTTCATCGCCGGTGTTGAGGACCTCGGTCTGCGCGCCGCTGCTCGCGACGCCGCCGCGCTCTCGGACGAACTGCTCTCCGCAGCCGAGGTGATCGACGGCAGCCACGAGCTCCAGCTCAACCTCGGCAGCAAGCTCGCCGCACCCGAGAAGAAGGTGGCCCTCGCCGAGCGGTTGTTCGCCGGCAAGCTGTCGTCCGAAGCGGTGACCGTCGTCTCGCACCTCGTCGCGAACCCCCGCGGTCGCCGCGTCGACGTCGCACTCCGCCGCGCGGCCCAGGTCGTCGCGGATGAGCGCGGTACCGAGCTGGCCACCGTTACGGTCGCTGCCCCGCTGTCGGCGGAGCAGCAGGACCGGCTCGCCCGCCTGCTCGCGGAGAGCGCCGGACGCAGCGTGAAGATCACGACCGTCATCGATCCGTCCGTCATCGGCGGAGTCCGCATCCAGCTCGCCGATGACGTCATCGACGGCAGCGTGCGCGCTCGACTCGACGACCTCAGGCAGAAGCTCGCAGGCTAG
- a CDS encoding F0F1 ATP synthase subunit B — MINTIAVAAEGSDQNPLLPATYDIVWSAVVFVILLVAFWKVFLPKMQAMLDARAEAIEGNIAKADEAQAKAEAALQEYTAQLASARAEAGEIREAARADATKIVAKAKEDATVEQARVVQHAQAQIEAERQSAAVSLRKDVGSLAIDLASGVVGESLSDDQKASALVDRFLADLEASEKAAQ; from the coding sequence ATGATCAACACAATCGCTGTTGCTGCTGAGGGGTCGGACCAGAACCCGCTCCTTCCGGCGACCTATGACATCGTCTGGTCGGCGGTTGTATTCGTCATCCTGCTTGTGGCTTTCTGGAAGGTCTTCCTTCCGAAAATGCAGGCGATGCTCGACGCGCGTGCGGAGGCCATCGAAGGCAATATCGCCAAGGCCGACGAGGCTCAGGCGAAGGCCGAGGCCGCTCTGCAGGAGTACACCGCTCAGCTCGCCAGCGCGCGTGCAGAAGCCGGTGAGATCCGCGAAGCCGCCCGCGCCGACGCCACCAAGATCGTCGCGAAGGCCAAGGAAGACGCGACGGTCGAGCAGGCCCGCGTCGTGCAGCATGCCCAGGCCCAGATCGAGGCCGAGCGTCAGAGCGCGGCCGTGTCGCTCCGCAAGGACGTCGGATCGCTCGCCATCGACCTCGCCTCCGGCGTGGTCGGCGAGTCGCTCAGCGACGACCAGAAGGCATCGGCGCTCGTCGATCGCTTCCTCGCGGATCTCGAGGCGTCAGAGAAGGCGGCCCAGTAA
- the atpE gene encoding ATP synthase F0 subunit C: MSVLAEVSGSIATVGYGLAAIGPAIGVGIVVGKTIEGVARQPELAGRLQVLMWIGIAFTEALAFVGIGTAFIFGS, translated from the coding sequence GTGTCTGTTCTCGCAGAAGTTTCGGGTAGCATCGCGACCGTCGGCTACGGTCTCGCCGCCATCGGCCCCGCCATCGGCGTGGGCATCGTCGTCGGCAAGACGATCGAGGGTGTGGCTCGCCAGCCCGAGCTCGCCGGTCGTCTGCAGGTCCTGATGTGGATCGGTATCGCCTTCACCGAGGCCCTCGCCTTCGTGGGCATCGGTACCGCCTTCATCTTCGGCTCCTGA